Proteins encoded in a region of the Triticum dicoccoides isolate Atlit2015 ecotype Zavitan chromosome 3A, WEW_v2.0, whole genome shotgun sequence genome:
- the LOC119269318 gene encoding cyclin-B1-1-like isoform X1 yields MAARAQNNVAAAQQQNRALGGGGGGVPAMGKQQKAAMAGRPDPKNTRRALGDIGNFEANNRRAPLGDIANVVNARAAEGNRKPQPHEPVNRPVTRNFGAQLLKNAQEKAKNPAARPAVRRAHHVKPAPPPPEHVIEISSDSDVTKSEAGSVSSVRKYSRKKVVTTLSHVLSARSKFAAGITEEPAIQDIDKLDGDNQLAVVDYIEDIYKFYKVAENECLASDYMDSQVEINAKMRGILIDWILEVHQKFDLMPESLYLTVYIIDMYLSLQSVLRRELQLVGVSALLIACKYEEIWAPEVNDFILISDSAYTREQILKMEKAILNRLEWNLTVPTHYVFLVRFAKAACSSDHKNDKEMENTVFFFAELALLQYGLVQSKPSMVAAAAVYAARLTLKKTPLWTDTLKHHTGFTEAQLMDAAKILVASHSTAPDSKLKVVYKKYSSEKLGGVALRPPATDLCK; encoded by the exons ATGGCCGCTCGCGCGCAGAACAACGTCGCTGCCGCTCAGCAGCAGAACAGAG ctttaggtggtggtggtggcggtgtccCCGCCATGGGCAAGCAGCAGAAGGCGGCCATGGCCGGCAGGCCCGATCCCAAGAACACCCGCCGCGCCCTGGGCGACATCGGCAACTTCGAGGCCAACAACCGGCGCGCCCCACTGGGCGACATCGCCAACGTCGTCAACGCCCGCGCGGCCGAAGG AAACAGGAAGCCGCAGCCCCATGAGCCGGTGAACCGCCCCGTCACGAGGAACTTCGGCGCCCAGCTCCTCAAGAACGCCCAGGAGAAGGCCAAG AACCCGGCGGCGAGGCCTGCGGTGAGGAGGGCTCATCATGTCAAGCCCGCCCCTCCTCCACCGGAGCACGTGATCGAGATCAGCTCCGACTCCGACGTGACCAAGTCGGAGGCCGGCAGCGTCAGCTCCGTCCGCAAGTACTCGAGGAAGAAGGTGGTCACCACCCTCAGCCACGTGCTCTCGGCGCGCTCCAAG TTTGCAGCCGGAATCACCGAAGAGCCAGCGATCCAGGACATCGACAAGCTTGACGGCGACAACCAgctcgccgtcgtcgactacatcgAGGATATCTACAAATTCTACAAAGTCGCTGAG AATGAGTGCCTCGCCAGTGATTACATGGACTCTCAGGTGGAGATCAACGCCAAGATGAGGGGCATCCTCATCGACTGGATCCTGGAAGTCCACCAGAAGTTCGACCTGATGCCCGAGTCGCTGTATCTCACGGTGTATATCATCGACATGTACCTCTCGCTGCAGTCCGTGCTCCGGCGGGAGCTGCAGCTGGTGGGCGTCTCCGCCCTGCTCATCGCCTGCAAGTACGAAGAAATCTGGGCTCCAGAG GTGAATGATTTCATCTTGATCTCCGACAGCGCATACACCCGGGAGCAGATTCTGAAGATGGAGAAGGCCATCCTGAACAGGCTGGAGTGGAACCTGACGGTGCCCACGCACTACGTCTTTCTGGTGCGTTTCGCCAAGGCCGCGTGCTCCTCCGATCATAAGAACGACAAGGAG ATGGAGAACACCGTCTTCTTCTTCGCGGAGCTGGCGCTGCTGCAATACGGGCTGGTGCAGTCCAAGCCCTCCATGGTCGCCGCCGCTGCTGTCTACGCCGCCAGGCTCACCCTCAAGAAGACCCCTCTGTGGACCGACACTCTGAAGCACCACACTGGCTTCACTGAAGCGCAGCTGAT GGACGCTGCCAAGATCCTGGTGGCCTCGCACTCCACCGCGCCTGACAGCAAGCTGAAGGTCGTCTACAAGAAGTACTCGAGCGAGAAGCTCGGAGGAGTCGCCCTGCGCCCGCCTGCGACCGACCTGTGCAAATGA
- the LOC119269318 gene encoding cyclin-B1-1-like isoform X2 yields the protein MAARAQNNVAAAQQQNRALGGGGGGVPAMGKQQKAAMAGRPDPKNTRRALGDIGNFEANNRRAPLGDIANVVNARAAEGKPQPHEPVNRPVTRNFGAQLLKNAQEKAKNPAARPAVRRAHHVKPAPPPPEHVIEISSDSDVTKSEAGSVSSVRKYSRKKVVTTLSHVLSARSKFAAGITEEPAIQDIDKLDGDNQLAVVDYIEDIYKFYKVAENECLASDYMDSQVEINAKMRGILIDWILEVHQKFDLMPESLYLTVYIIDMYLSLQSVLRRELQLVGVSALLIACKYEEIWAPEVNDFILISDSAYTREQILKMEKAILNRLEWNLTVPTHYVFLVRFAKAACSSDHKNDKEMENTVFFFAELALLQYGLVQSKPSMVAAAAVYAARLTLKKTPLWTDTLKHHTGFTEAQLMDAAKILVASHSTAPDSKLKVVYKKYSSEKLGGVALRPPATDLCK from the exons ATGGCCGCTCGCGCGCAGAACAACGTCGCTGCCGCTCAGCAGCAGAACAGAG ctttaggtggtggtggtggcggtgtccCCGCCATGGGCAAGCAGCAGAAGGCGGCCATGGCCGGCAGGCCCGATCCCAAGAACACCCGCCGCGCCCTGGGCGACATCGGCAACTTCGAGGCCAACAACCGGCGCGCCCCACTGGGCGACATCGCCAACGTCGTCAACGCCCGCGCGGCCGAAGG GAAGCCGCAGCCCCATGAGCCGGTGAACCGCCCCGTCACGAGGAACTTCGGCGCCCAGCTCCTCAAGAACGCCCAGGAGAAGGCCAAG AACCCGGCGGCGAGGCCTGCGGTGAGGAGGGCTCATCATGTCAAGCCCGCCCCTCCTCCACCGGAGCACGTGATCGAGATCAGCTCCGACTCCGACGTGACCAAGTCGGAGGCCGGCAGCGTCAGCTCCGTCCGCAAGTACTCGAGGAAGAAGGTGGTCACCACCCTCAGCCACGTGCTCTCGGCGCGCTCCAAG TTTGCAGCCGGAATCACCGAAGAGCCAGCGATCCAGGACATCGACAAGCTTGACGGCGACAACCAgctcgccgtcgtcgactacatcgAGGATATCTACAAATTCTACAAAGTCGCTGAG AATGAGTGCCTCGCCAGTGATTACATGGACTCTCAGGTGGAGATCAACGCCAAGATGAGGGGCATCCTCATCGACTGGATCCTGGAAGTCCACCAGAAGTTCGACCTGATGCCCGAGTCGCTGTATCTCACGGTGTATATCATCGACATGTACCTCTCGCTGCAGTCCGTGCTCCGGCGGGAGCTGCAGCTGGTGGGCGTCTCCGCCCTGCTCATCGCCTGCAAGTACGAAGAAATCTGGGCTCCAGAG GTGAATGATTTCATCTTGATCTCCGACAGCGCATACACCCGGGAGCAGATTCTGAAGATGGAGAAGGCCATCCTGAACAGGCTGGAGTGGAACCTGACGGTGCCCACGCACTACGTCTTTCTGGTGCGTTTCGCCAAGGCCGCGTGCTCCTCCGATCATAAGAACGACAAGGAG ATGGAGAACACCGTCTTCTTCTTCGCGGAGCTGGCGCTGCTGCAATACGGGCTGGTGCAGTCCAAGCCCTCCATGGTCGCCGCCGCTGCTGTCTACGCCGCCAGGCTCACCCTCAAGAAGACCCCTCTGTGGACCGACACTCTGAAGCACCACACTGGCTTCACTGAAGCGCAGCTGAT GGACGCTGCCAAGATCCTGGTGGCCTCGCACTCCACCGCGCCTGACAGCAAGCTGAAGGTCGTCTACAAGAAGTACTCGAGCGAGAAGCTCGGAGGAGTCGCCCTGCGCCCGCCTGCGACCGACCTGTGCAAATGA
- the LOC119269317 gene encoding UDP-glycosyltransferase 87A2-like — protein MAAAAAADEPCRCHIVAVPFPGRGHVNAMMNLSRLLAARGAAVTFVVTEEWLGLLRSSSSSAPPPPGVRLRAIPNVIPSEHGRAADHAGFLDAVATEMEAPFELLLDRLREEEGEVAALVADTYVPWVVGVGNRRGVPVCSLFPMPASFFSAYYHFDSLPPRLADEHAPAAGAATDKSDERLEHYISGFASSSVTLSDLEPLIHNKTTVNHVLAAVSSIKNAQCLLFTTMHELEAGVINSLRSALPCPVLPVGPCIPYMTLQDQHSKSNGEVATSPGDCFTWLDSQPVNSVLYVSLGSFLSVSASQLDEIALGLASSGVRFLWILREKSSRVRELVGDTDRGMIMAWCDQLKVLCHPSVGGFLTHCGMNSTLEAVFAGVPMLALPLFFDQPIDGRLIVEDWKVGLALREWADKDGLIGSQDIARAVKRLMACDEADTKAIRRRALEWKEVCGRAVEEGGSSYDNLSSLMQMVCESRCAELDQQCSKTDA, from the exons atggccgccgccgccgccgcggatgaGCCGTGCCGCTGCCACATTGTGGCGGTGCCGTTCCCCGGGAGGGGCCACGTCAACGCCATGATGAACCTGTCCCGCCTCCTCGCCGCGCGCGGCGCCGCGGTCACCTTCGTCGTCACCGAGGAGTGGCTCGGCCTgctccgctcctcctcctcctccgccccgccgccgcccggcgtCCGCCTGCGCGCCATCCCCAACGTCATCCCCTCCGAGCACGGCCGCGCCGCCGACCATGCGGGCTTCCTCGACGCCGTCGCCACCGAGATGGAGGCGCCCTTCGAGCTCCTGCTCGACCGCCTccgggaggaggagggggaggtcgCGGCGCTCGTGGCGGACACCTACGTGCCCTGGGTCGTGGGCGTCGGCAACCGGAGGGGCGTCCCGGTCTGCTCGCTCTTCCCCATGCCCGCCTCCTTCTTCTCCGCCTACTACCACTTTGACTCCCTCCCGCCGCGCCTCGCCGACGAGCACgccccggccgccggcgccgcTACAG ATAAATCTGATGAGAGACTTGAGCACTATATCTCAGGCTTTGCTTCAAGTTCAGTGACCTTATCTGATCTGGAGCCCCTAATTCACAACAAGACAACAGTAAACCATGTCCTAGCAGCTGTCTCTAGCATCAAGAACGCGCAATGCCTCCTATTCACCACTATGCACGAGCTCGAGGCCGGTGTCATCAACTCCCTAAGATCAGCACTCCCATGTCCAGTTCTCCCAGTTGGGCCCTGCATTCCCTACATGACACTACAAGACCAGCATTCCAAGTCCAATGGAGAAGTTGCCACCAGTCCAGGAGACTGCTTCACCTGGCTAGACTCTCAACCTGTGAACTCGGTGCTATATGTCTCCCTCGGCAGCTTCCTCTCTGTGTCAGCCTCCCAGCTTGATGAGATAGCATTAGGCCTTGCATCAAGCGGTGTCAGGTTCTTATGGATTCTTCGCGAAAAGTCTTCCCGGGTGCGAGAACTTGTTGGTGACACCGACAGGGGCATGATAATGGCATGGTGTGATCAGTTGAAGGTTTTATGCCATCCTTCTGTTGGGGGCTTTCTGACACATTGTGGAATGAACTCGACACTTGAAGCTGTCTTTGCTGGCGTGCCTATGCTTGCTCTACCACTGTTCTTTGATCAACCGATTGATGGTCGTCTGATTGTTGAAGACTGGAAGGTTGGACTGGCCCTGCGCGAATGGGCCGATAAGGATGGCCTGATTGGGAGTCAGGACATTGCAAGGGCTGTTAAGAGGCTCATGGCCTGTGATGAGGCCGATACCAAGGCGATAAGGAGGCGTGCCCTTGAGTGGAAAGAGGTCTGTGGCAGAGCTGTTGAAGAGGGTGGATCTTCGTATGATAATCTCAGTTCATTGATGCAGATGGTATGCGAGTCACGATGTGCTGAACTCGATCAGCAATGTTCCAAAACTGATGCTTGA